From a single Ailuropoda melanoleuca isolate Jingjing chromosome 12, ASM200744v2, whole genome shotgun sequence genomic region:
- the TBCB gene encoding tubulin-folding cofactor B isoform X1, producing MEVTGLSAPTVTVFISSSLNSFRSEKRYSRSLTIAEFKCKLELVVGSPASCMELELYGPDDKFYSKLDQEDALLGSYPVDDGCRIHVIDHSGARLGEYEDVSKVEKYQISQEAYDQRQDSVRSFLKRSKLGRYNEEERAQQEAETAQRLNEEKTQASAIPVGSRCEVRAPGQPPRRGTVMYVGLTDFKPGYWIGVRYDEPLGKNDGSVNGKRYFECQAKYGAFVKPSVVTVGDFPEEDYGLDEM from the exons ATGGAGGTGACGGGCTTGTCGGCGCCCACAGTGACCGTTTTCATCAGCAGCTCTCTCAACAGCTTCCGCTCTGAAAAGCGGTACAGTCGCAGCCTCACCATCGCCGAGTTCAAG TGTAAACTAGAGCTGGTGGTGGGCAGTCCAGCTTCTTGCATGGAACTGGAGCTGTATGGACCTGACGACAAGTTCTACAGCAAGCTGGATCAGGAGGATGCACTGCTGGGCTCGTACCCCGTAGACGACGGCTGCCGCATCCAC GTCATTGACCACAGTGGTGCCCGCCTTGGGGAGTATGAGGATGTGTCCAAGGTGGAGAAATACCAGATCTCACAAGAAGCCTATGACCAGAGGCAAG acTCAGTCCGCTCCTTCCTGAAGCGCAGCAAGCTAGGCCGGTACAACGAAGAGGAGCGGGCACAGCAAGAGGCTGAGACTGCCCAGCGCCTGAATGAGGAGAAGACCCAGGCCAGCGCCATCCCCGTGGGCAGCCGCTGTGAAGTGCGGGCGCCTGGGCAGCCCCCTCGCCGGGGCACTGTCATGTATGTAG GACTTACAGATTTCAAGCCTGGTTACTGGATTGGCGTCCGCTATGATGAGCCACTAGGGAAAAACGATGGCAG TGTGAATGGGAAACGCTACTTCGAATGCCAGGCCAAGTACGGCGCCTTTGTGAAACCATCAGTTGTGACAGTGGGGGACTTCCCCGAGGAAGACTATGGGTTGGATGAGATGTGA
- the TBCB gene encoding tubulin-folding cofactor B isoform X2: MELELYGPDDKFYSKLDQEDALLGSYPVDDGCRIHVIDHSGARLGEYEDVSKVEKYQISQEAYDQRQDSVRSFLKRSKLGRYNEEERAQQEAETAQRLNEEKTQASAIPVGSRCEVRAPGQPPRRGTVMYVGLTDFKPGYWIGVRYDEPLGKNDGSVNGKRYFECQAKYGAFVKPSVVTVGDFPEEDYGLDEM, from the exons ATGGAACTGGAGCTGTATGGACCTGACGACAAGTTCTACAGCAAGCTGGATCAGGAGGATGCACTGCTGGGCTCGTACCCCGTAGACGACGGCTGCCGCATCCAC GTCATTGACCACAGTGGTGCCCGCCTTGGGGAGTATGAGGATGTGTCCAAGGTGGAGAAATACCAGATCTCACAAGAAGCCTATGACCAGAGGCAAG acTCAGTCCGCTCCTTCCTGAAGCGCAGCAAGCTAGGCCGGTACAACGAAGAGGAGCGGGCACAGCAAGAGGCTGAGACTGCCCAGCGCCTGAATGAGGAGAAGACCCAGGCCAGCGCCATCCCCGTGGGCAGCCGCTGTGAAGTGCGGGCGCCTGGGCAGCCCCCTCGCCGGGGCACTGTCATGTATGTAG GACTTACAGATTTCAAGCCTGGTTACTGGATTGGCGTCCGCTATGATGAGCCACTAGGGAAAAACGATGGCAG TGTGAATGGGAAACGCTACTTCGAATGCCAGGCCAAGTACGGCGCCTTTGTGAAACCATCAGTTGTGACAGTGGGGGACTTCCCCGAGGAAGACTATGGGTTGGATGAGATGTGA
- the POLR2I gene encoding DNA-directed RNA polymerase II subunit RPB9 isoform X1 gives MEPDGTYEPGFVGIRFCQECNNMLYPKEDKENRILLYACRNCDYQQEADNSCIYVNKITHEVDELTQIIADVSQDPTLPRTEDHPCQKCGHKEAVFFQSHSARAEDAMRLYYVCTAPHCGHRWTE, from the exons ATGGAACCAGACGGGACCTACGAGCCGGGTTTCGTGGGTATTCGATTCTGCCAGGAATG tAACAACATGCTTTACCCCAAGGAGGACAAGGAGAACCGCATTCTGCTCTACGCG TGTCGGAATTGTGATTACCAGCAGGAAGCCGACAACAGCTGCATCTACGTCAACAAGATCACGCACGAAGTGGA CGAACTGACCCAGATCATCGCTGACGTGTCCCAGGACCCCACGTTGCCGCGGACCGAGGACCACCCGTGCCAAAA GTGTGGCCACAAGGAGGCGGTGTTCTTCCAGTCGCATAGTGCCCGGGCGGAG GACGCCATGCGCTTGTACTATGTGTGCACGGCCCCACACTGTGGCCACCGCTGGACCGAGTGA
- the POLR2I gene encoding DNA-directed RNA polymerase II subunit RPB9 isoform X2 translates to MEPDGTYEPGFVGIRFCQECNNMLYPKEDKENRILLYACRNCDYQQEADNSCIYVNKITHEVDELTQIIADVSQDPTLPRTEDHPCQKCGHKEAVFFQSHSARAEQASTLAPYTHWLRS, encoded by the exons ATGGAACCAGACGGGACCTACGAGCCGGGTTTCGTGGGTATTCGATTCTGCCAGGAATG tAACAACATGCTTTACCCCAAGGAGGACAAGGAGAACCGCATTCTGCTCTACGCG TGTCGGAATTGTGATTACCAGCAGGAAGCCGACAACAGCTGCATCTACGTCAACAAGATCACGCACGAAGTGGA CGAACTGACCCAGATCATCGCTGACGTGTCCCAGGACCCCACGTTGCCGCGGACCGAGGACCACCCGTGCCAAAA GTGTGGCCACAAGGAGGCGGTGTTCTTCCAGTCGCATAGTGCCCGGGCGGAG CAGGCCTCCACCCTGGCACCTTACACCCACTGGCTGAGATCTTAA
- the POLR2I gene encoding DNA-directed RNA polymerase II subunit RPB9 isoform X3, translating to MLYPKEDKENRILLYACRNCDYQQEADNSCIYVNKITHEVDELTQIIADVSQDPTLPRTEDHPCQKCGHKEAVFFQSHSARAEDAMRLYYVCTAPHCGHRWTE from the exons ATGCTTTACCCCAAGGAGGACAAGGAGAACCGCATTCTGCTCTACGCG TGTCGGAATTGTGATTACCAGCAGGAAGCCGACAACAGCTGCATCTACGTCAACAAGATCACGCACGAAGTGGA CGAACTGACCCAGATCATCGCTGACGTGTCCCAGGACCCCACGTTGCCGCGGACCGAGGACCACCCGTGCCAAAA GTGTGGCCACAAGGAGGCGGTGTTCTTCCAGTCGCATAGTGCCCGGGCGGAG GACGCCATGCGCTTGTACTATGTGTGCACGGCCCCACACTGTGGCCACCGCTGGACCGAGTGA
- the OVOL3 gene encoding putative transcription factor ovo-like protein 3, which produces MPRAFLVRSRRPQPPNWGHLPDQLRGDAYVPDCSNQQGPPAHQSSSLGDSWVAPMQGSLASTPRGPGTLGCPLCPKAFPLQRMLTRHLKCHSPARRHVCRCCGKGFHDAFDLKRHMRTHTGIRPFRCGACGKAFTQRCSLEAHLAKVHGQPASYAYRERREKLHVCEDCGFTCSRPDAYVQHRALHRAA; this is translated from the exons ATGCCTCGTGCCTTCCTGGTCAGGAGTCGGCGTCCACAGCCACCCAACTGGGGCCACCTGCCTGATCAGCTCCGGGGAGATGCCTATGTCCCAG ACTGCAGCAACCAGCAGGGCCCACCAGCACACCAGTCTTCCAGCCTCGGGGACTCTTGGGTAGCG CCCATGCAGGGCAGTCTGGCCTCCactcccaggggcccagggacaCTCGGCTGCCCGCTCTGCCCCAAGGCCTTCCCTCTGCAGCGCATGCTGACACGGCACCTCAAGTGCCACAGCCCTGCGCGCCGCCATGTGTGCCGCTGTTGTGGCAAGGGCTTTCATGATGCCTTCGACCTCAAGCGCCACATGAGGACTCACACGG GGATCCGCCCATTCAGATGTGGAGCTTGCGGGAAAGCATTCACACAGCGCTGCTCACTTGAAGCTCATCTTGCCAAGGTGCACGGGCAGCCAGCCAGCTATGCTTACCGTGAGCGCCGTGAGAAGTTGCATGTGTGTGAGGACTGTGGCTTCACCTGCTCGAGGCCTGACGCCTACGTGCAGCACCGCGCCCTACATCGTGCTGCTTGA